In Mycobacterium sp. Aquia_216, a genomic segment contains:
- a CDS encoding PPE family protein produces the protein MDFGGLPPEVNSGRMYTGPGAAPMLAAAAGWDAVAAELESTAGSYSSVVSWLTDQAWWGPSSTRMSGAVMPYVGWLRVSAKAAEQTAAQAYAAAAAYEAAFSMTVPPPVIAENRALLMALIATNFFGQNSPAIAATEAHYAEMWAQDAAAMYGYAGASASASTLAPFSEPPQTTNPDGSNEQARAVTQAAGNATSARSQSVTQLASQASSQQLGSPATDQLVSTAGSDPILGQGTSIITTGAEGTATIHAAPGSTVIVTVQSGTATVTLTNTSASMLLTATSGPFTIPQGGTVFVSEGSTVSVDVASGTANVVGDGDVIITSLTTPLTSTPATAAPAVAASGTPGLAGTAGIQPQLNVDALLGTAVCTPARAELLDASATAAPSAALAG, from the coding sequence ATGGATTTTGGTGGACTGCCGCCGGAGGTCAACTCCGGCCGGATGTATACGGGGCCGGGTGCAGCGCCGATGCTAGCGGCGGCGGCGGGGTGGGACGCAGTGGCCGCCGAGCTGGAGTCGACCGCCGGCAGCTACTCGTCGGTCGTCTCGTGGCTGACTGACCAGGCGTGGTGGGGGCCGTCCTCGACGAGGATGTCGGGGGCGGTGATGCCCTACGTCGGGTGGCTGCGCGTGAGCGCCAAAGCGGCTGAGCAAACCGCCGCACAGGCGTACGCGGCGGCGGCAGCCTATGAGGCCGCGTTTTCAATGACGGTGCCCCCGCCGGTGATCGCGGAGAACCGGGCGTTGTTAATGGCGCTGATTGCCACCAACTTCTTCGGGCAGAACAGTCCCGCGATCGCGGCAACCGAGGCGCACTACGCCGAGATGTGGGCCCAAGACGCCGCCGCGATGTACGGCTACGCCGGTGCCTCTGCGTCCGCGAGCACGCTGGCCCCGTTCAGCGAGCCACCGCAGACCACCAATCCCGACGGGTCGAATGAGCAGGCCCGCGCGGTGACCCAAGCCGCCGGCAACGCCACCAGCGCCCGCAGCCAATCGGTAACTCAGCTCGCCTCGCAGGCCAGTTCCCAGCAACTCGGCTCGCCCGCCACGGATCAGCTGGTCTCGACCGCCGGTAGCGACCCCATCCTCGGCCAGGGCACCAGCATCATCACCACCGGGGCAGAAGGCACCGCGACGATCCACGCTGCCCCCGGCTCCACCGTCATCGTCACTGTGCAAAGCGGTACCGCCACCGTCACCCTCACCAACACCAGCGCTTCCATGCTCCTCACTGCGACCAGCGGCCCCTTCACCATCCCCCAAGGCGGCACTGTCTTTGTCAGCGAGGGCAGCACCGTGTCCGTTGACGTCGCGAGCGGTACAGCGAACGTGGTCGGGGACGGCGACGTCATCATCACCTCTCTCACCACTCCCCTCACCTCCACGCCGGCCACCGCCGCGCCCGCGGTAGCCGCGAGCGGCACACCGGGCCTGGCCGGCACCGCGGGTATCCAACCTCAGTTGAACGTCGACGCGCTGTTGGGGACTGCGGTGTGCACCCCGGCCCGCGCTGAGTTGCTCGACGCGAGTGCAACTGCAGCTCCGTCGGCCGCGTTGGCTGGATGA
- a CDS encoding pseudouridine synthase, whose amino-acid sequence MAEAQGIRLQKVLSQAGIASRRAAEKLILDGRVEVDGQVVTELGTRVDPDASVIRVDGARIAVDESQVYLALNKPQGMHSTMSDDRGRPCIGDLIERRVRGNKKLFHVGRLDADTEGLILLTNDGELAHRLMHPSHEVPKTYLATVSGTVPRGLGKKLRAGIELEDGPARVDDFAVVDAIPGKTLVRLTLHEGRNRIVRRMLAAVGFPVESLVRTEIGGISLGKQRPGSIRALSQGEIGQLYKAVGL is encoded by the coding sequence ATGGCCGAAGCTCAGGGGATCCGGCTGCAAAAAGTGTTGTCCCAGGCCGGAATTGCGTCGCGCCGGGCCGCCGAGAAGTTGATCCTCGACGGTCGCGTCGAGGTGGACGGGCAGGTGGTCACCGAGCTGGGTACCCGGGTGGACCCCGATGCCTCGGTGATCCGCGTCGACGGCGCCAGGATCGCGGTCGACGAATCACAGGTTTATCTGGCGCTGAACAAGCCGCAGGGAATGCATTCGACGATGTCCGACGACCGCGGCCGGCCGTGCATCGGCGATCTGATCGAGCGGCGAGTGCGGGGCAACAAAAAGCTTTTCCACGTGGGCCGGTTGGACGCCGACACCGAGGGCCTGATCCTGCTGACCAACGACGGCGAGCTGGCACACCGATTGATGCACCCCTCCCACGAAGTGCCCAAGACATATCTGGCGACGGTCAGCGGAACGGTGCCGCGCGGGCTGGGCAAGAAACTGCGCGCCGGCATCGAGTTGGAGGATGGTCCGGCGCGTGTCGACGACTTCGCCGTGGTGGACGCCATCCCCGGAAAAACGCTGGTGCGCTTGACGTTGCACGAAGGCCGAAATCGGATTGTGCGCCGGATGCTGGCGGCGGTGGGCTTTCCGGTGGAGTCGCTGGTACGAACCGAAATCGGTGGGATATCGCTGGGCAAGCAGCGACCGGGCAGCATTCGCGCGTTGAGTCAAGGCGAGATCGGGCAACTGTACAAAGCGGTGGGCTTGTGA
- a CDS encoding segregation/condensation protein A yields the protein MNDTANGEVPAQNGSSTGFQVRLTNFEGPFDLLLQLIFAHRLDVTEVALHQVTDDFIAYTREIGRQLDLEETTAFLVVAATLLDLKAARLLPAGQIDDEEDLALLEVRDLLFARLLQYRAFKHVAEMFAELEATALRSYPRAVSLEDRFTELLPEVMIGVDAERFAQIAAVAFSPRPVPQVAIGHLHELQVSVPEQAQKLLEILESRGSGRWATFSELVADCEVPMEVVGRFLALLELYRSRAVAFDQSEPLGVLQISWTGERPTTEVRDE from the coding sequence GTGAACGACACTGCCAATGGTGAGGTGCCAGCGCAGAACGGCTCCTCGACCGGTTTCCAAGTCCGCCTCACCAACTTCGAGGGGCCGTTCGATCTGCTGCTGCAGCTGATCTTCGCGCATCGTCTCGACGTGACCGAGGTGGCGCTGCACCAGGTGACCGACGACTTCATCGCCTATACCCGCGAGATCGGCCGCCAACTGGACCTCGAGGAGACCACCGCATTCCTCGTGGTCGCCGCGACGCTGCTGGATCTGAAGGCGGCCCGGCTGCTGCCGGCCGGACAGATCGACGACGAAGAAGACCTGGCGTTGCTCGAGGTGCGCGATCTGCTGTTCGCCCGGCTGCTGCAGTACCGGGCGTTCAAGCACGTCGCGGAGATGTTCGCCGAGCTGGAAGCCACCGCGCTGCGCAGCTACCCGCGTGCGGTGTCGCTGGAAGATCGTTTCACCGAACTGCTACCGGAAGTGATGATCGGTGTCGACGCCGAGCGCTTCGCCCAGATCGCCGCGGTCGCGTTCAGTCCGCGCCCGGTGCCACAGGTGGCCATCGGCCACCTGCACGAGCTCCAGGTCTCGGTTCCCGAGCAGGCGCAGAAATTGCTGGAGATCCTCGAATCGCGGGGCAGCGGCCGATGGGCCACGTTTTCCGAGTTGGTTGCCGACTGTGAGGTGCCGATGGAGGTCGTGGGTCGCTTCCTGGCGCTGCTCGAACTGTATCGGTCCCGGGCGGTAGCATTCGACCAGTCGGAGCCGCTGGGCGTGCTCCAAATTTCGTGGACCGGGGAGCGTCCGACCACCGAAGTGCGGGACGAATAA
- a CDS encoding 3-oxoacyl-[acyl-carrier-protein] synthase III C-terminal domain-containing protein — protein MSAYITATGSFLPGDPVPNDEIEDYIGKAGRSTSDLKDITLANCGIKTRHYAIDKKQQTVISNAAMAANAVRNAAERVGLGPDDVELLCAATTLPDLMAPGHASTVHGELGYGPLEIATLHGICSSGIMALKNAYLQVAIGEKRTAISVASEFASRFFKNSRYEEMGVVAEEGTLPLEAAFLRYMLSDGAGAVVIQNEPKTSGISLRIDWISLTSYANTEKTCMYGGSPDTGATKSWGDYPNASEAAADGALVLRQDLSLLPHLVKVGVDEYDRLLRLGKFDPSTLTWIPAHYSSERMKDTVMKEFSRRGIDGGRPDMWYSNLTSVGNIGSASIYVILDEMMEQGLIKDGDTMLCMVPESGRFAISFMHLTAVSSETSR, from the coding sequence ATGAGCGCTTACATCACAGCTACCGGCAGCTTTCTGCCCGGCGACCCCGTGCCGAACGACGAAATAGAGGACTACATCGGAAAGGCGGGACGCTCGACCTCTGATCTCAAGGACATCACTCTCGCCAACTGCGGCATCAAAACGCGCCACTATGCGATCGACAAGAAACAGCAGACGGTCATTTCCAACGCGGCGATGGCAGCCAACGCCGTCCGGAACGCAGCCGAGCGCGTCGGCCTCGGTCCCGACGATGTCGAGTTGCTGTGTGCAGCCACCACGCTGCCGGACCTGATGGCACCAGGACATGCCAGCACGGTGCACGGCGAGCTGGGCTACGGCCCCCTCGAAATCGCGACCCTGCACGGGATCTGCAGTTCAGGGATTATGGCACTGAAGAACGCGTACCTGCAGGTGGCGATCGGTGAGAAGCGGACCGCGATCAGCGTGGCAAGCGAGTTCGCCTCCCGCTTCTTCAAGAACTCCCGCTATGAGGAGATGGGCGTTGTCGCCGAGGAGGGGACTCTCCCGCTCGAAGCCGCATTCTTGCGCTACATGCTCTCGGACGGGGCCGGCGCAGTGGTGATCCAGAACGAGCCCAAAACCTCTGGCATCAGCCTGCGGATCGACTGGATCTCGCTGACGTCGTACGCGAACACCGAGAAGACCTGTATGTACGGGGGCAGTCCGGATACGGGAGCCACGAAGTCATGGGGCGACTACCCGAACGCTTCGGAGGCCGCCGCCGACGGGGCGTTGGTCCTGCGGCAGGACCTTTCCCTACTCCCACACCTGGTGAAGGTCGGCGTCGACGAGTATGACCGCCTGCTCCGATTGGGCAAATTCGATCCCTCGACACTGACTTGGATCCCGGCGCACTATTCGAGTGAACGAATGAAAGACACTGTGATGAAGGAGTTTTCGCGACGCGGCATCGACGGTGGGCGGCCCGACATGTGGTACAGCAACCTGACGAGCGTCGGAAACATCGGCAGCGCTTCCATTTACGTCATCCTTGACGAGATGATGGAGCAGGGTCTGATCAAGGACGGCGACACGATGCTGTGCATGGTCCCCGAGTCCGGCCGGTTCGCAATCTCTTTCATGCATCTCACCGCGGTGTCGTCGGAGACCTCACGGTGA
- a CDS encoding inorganic phosphate transporter: MHLQLFLLIVVVVTALGFDFTNGFHDTANAMATSIASGALSPKVAVALSAVLNLVGAFLSTAVAATIATGLVDQHLVTLELVFAGLVGGIIWNLLTWLLGIPSSSSHALIGGIIGATLAAVGGHGVIWKQLVTDVIAPALVSPLIAGVVAATGTWLIYRIVRGFSEKRTNRAFRYGQIGSASLVSLAHGTNDAQKTMGVIFLALISYGAAKSNAGTPPVWVIFSCALAIALGTYLGGWRVMRTLGKGLVEIESPQGMAAETSSAATILLSSHFGYPLSTTHVVTGSILGSGVGKPGAEVRWRVAGRMATAWLFTLPAAGGVGAGVYLIVHGIGGFIGATTGFVLLIAVATGIWLRSRRSQVNQRNVNDDWEGKDGAPSDRRSASGTRRPETATAA; encoded by the coding sequence ATGCATCTTCAGCTGTTCCTATTGATCGTCGTCGTGGTGACTGCGCTGGGCTTCGATTTCACCAACGGGTTTCATGACACCGCGAACGCCATGGCCACCTCGATCGCCAGCGGCGCCCTCTCGCCGAAGGTCGCGGTCGCTCTCTCGGCAGTACTGAACCTGGTCGGCGCCTTCCTGTCTACCGCCGTGGCGGCGACCATCGCCACCGGCCTGGTCGACCAGCACCTGGTGACTCTGGAATTGGTGTTCGCCGGATTGGTCGGCGGCATCATCTGGAACCTGCTGACTTGGCTGCTGGGCATCCCGTCCAGTTCGTCGCATGCGCTGATCGGCGGCATCATTGGCGCCACCCTCGCCGCGGTCGGCGGACATGGCGTGATCTGGAAACAGCTGGTGACCGACGTGATCGCACCCGCGCTGGTCTCGCCGCTGATCGCCGGCGTTGTGGCCGCGACCGGCACCTGGCTGATCTACCGCATAGTCCGCGGCTTCTCCGAAAAACGCACCAATCGGGCCTTCCGCTACGGCCAGATCGGATCGGCCTCGCTGGTCTCGCTGGCGCATGGCACCAATGACGCCCAGAAGACAATGGGTGTCATTTTCCTGGCACTCATTTCTTACGGCGCGGCTAAAAGCAACGCGGGCACCCCACCGGTCTGGGTGATCTTCTCGTGCGCGCTGGCCATCGCGTTGGGCACCTACCTCGGCGGCTGGCGGGTGATGCGCACCCTGGGTAAGGGGCTGGTGGAGATCGAGTCGCCGCAGGGCATGGCCGCGGAGACGTCCTCGGCGGCAACGATCCTGCTTTCAAGCCACTTCGGTTACCCGTTGTCCACCACCCACGTCGTCACCGGCTCCATACTGGGTAGCGGAGTCGGCAAACCCGGCGCGGAGGTGCGTTGGAGGGTAGCCGGCCGGATGGCTACGGCGTGGCTGTTTACCCTGCCCGCCGCCGGCGGCGTCGGAGCCGGCGTCTACCTTATCGTGCACGGTATCGGTGGATTCATCGGTGCGACAACAGGTTTCGTGTTGCTGATCGCCGTCGCTACCGGAATCTGGCTGCGGTCACGTAGGTCGCAAGTCAATCAGAGGAACGTCAACGACGACTGGGAAGGCAAGGACGGCGCCCCCAGTGACAGGCGGTCAGCCAGCGGCACCCGGCGGCCAGAGACCGCCACCGCGGCCTAG
- the scpB gene encoding SMC-Scp complex subunit ScpB yields the protein MTEDMPDLDLDVGIPDIAEAVPLDDEELRSVLEALLLVVDTPVTDEALAAATQQPVYRIAAKLQVMSEELAQRDSGIDLRKTGEGWRMYTRARFAPYVEKLLLDGARSKLTRAALETLAVVAYRQPVTRARVSAVRGVNVDAVIRTLLARGLITEAGVDEDSGAVTFATTEMFLERLGLESLADLPDIAPLLPDVDTIEDLSESLDSEPRFIKLAGGQTPEQSLSFDVDQD from the coding sequence GTGACTGAAGACATGCCTGACCTCGATCTCGACGTCGGCATCCCGGACATCGCGGAGGCCGTGCCACTGGATGACGAGGAGCTTCGATCGGTGCTGGAGGCGCTGTTGCTGGTGGTCGACACCCCGGTCACCGACGAAGCGCTGGCGGCGGCCACGCAGCAGCCCGTCTACCGCATCGCTGCCAAGCTACAGGTGATGTCGGAGGAACTCGCGCAGCGCGACAGCGGCATCGACCTACGGAAAACCGGTGAGGGATGGCGGATGTACACCCGCGCCCGGTTCGCGCCATACGTGGAGAAGCTGCTGCTGGACGGTGCGCGCTCCAAACTCACCCGGGCCGCGCTGGAGACCCTGGCCGTGGTGGCCTATCGCCAGCCCGTGACCCGCGCGCGGGTCAGCGCCGTGCGCGGCGTCAACGTGGATGCCGTGATTCGCACGCTGCTGGCCCGTGGTCTGATCACCGAGGCCGGTGTCGACGAGGACAGTGGCGCGGTCACCTTCGCGACCACCGAGATGTTCCTGGAGCGTTTGGGGCTGGAGTCGCTGGCGGATCTGCCCGATATCGCGCCGCTGCTTCCCGACGTCGACACGATCGAGGACCTGAGCGAATCCTTGGACAGCGAGCCTCGTTTCATCAAACTGGCGGGCGGCCAGACGCCCGAACAGTCGCTGTCGTTTGACGTGGACCAGGATTGA
- the cmk gene encoding (d)CMP kinase, with amino-acid sequence MTSGVVVAIDGPAGTGKSSVSKGLAQALRARYLDTGGMYRMVTLAALRAGIDPEDAEAVARATEPVQMSIDYHPEGDRYFLAGEDVSSEIRGDKVTGAVSAVSSVAAVRTRLVALQREMAQGPGSVVVEGRDIGTVVLPDAPVKIFLTASAETRARRRNDQNVASGLADDYDGVLADVRRRDHLDSTRVLSPLRPASDAVIVDTSDMTEAQVIDHLLELVKQRSEAVR; translated from the coding sequence GTGACGAGCGGTGTGGTAGTGGCGATCGACGGCCCGGCCGGAACCGGAAAGTCCTCGGTGTCAAAAGGATTGGCGCAAGCGCTGAGGGCACGCTACCTGGACACCGGGGGCATGTACCGGATGGTGACCCTGGCCGCCTTGCGCGCCGGTATCGACCCGGAGGATGCCGAAGCGGTGGCTCGGGCCACCGAGCCGGTGCAGATGTCGATCGACTACCACCCGGAAGGGGATCGTTATTTCCTTGCCGGTGAGGATGTCTCATCCGAGATTCGCGGCGATAAGGTCACCGGTGCGGTGTCGGCGGTGTCGTCGGTTGCCGCGGTACGGACCCGGCTGGTCGCCTTGCAGCGCGAAATGGCACAGGGGCCGGGCAGTGTCGTCGTCGAGGGCCGCGACATCGGGACCGTGGTATTGCCCGACGCGCCGGTGAAGATCTTCCTGACCGCGTCGGCCGAAACGCGGGCCCGGCGCCGCAACGACCAGAATGTCGCGTCAGGTCTGGCCGACGATTACGACGGCGTGCTGGCCGATGTGCGCCGCCGCGATCACCTGGATTCCACCCGGGTGCTGTCGCCGCTGCGACCGGCGTCGGACGCGGTGATCGTCGACACCAGCGACATGACCGAGGCGCAGGTGATCGACCATCTGCTGGAGTTGGTCAAGCAGCGAAGCGAGGCGGTGCGGTGA
- the der gene encoding ribosome biogenesis GTPase Der: protein MTQDGTWSDESDWETFDSDSADVEEPGPAPVVAIVGRPNVGKSTLVNRILGRREAVVQDIPGVTRDRVSYDALWTGRRFVVQDTGGWEPDAKGLQQLVAEQASVAMRTADAVILVVDATVGATSADEAAARILLRSGKPVFLAANKVDSEKVEADAAALWSLGLGEPHAVSAIHGRGVADLLDEVLAVLPQVSEAAPAPGGPRRVALVGKPNVGKSSLLNKLAGDERSVVHDVAGTTVDPVDSLIELGGKVWRFVDTAGLRRKVGQASGHEFYASVRTHSAIDSAEVVLVLIDASQTLTEQDQRVLSMVIEAGRALVLAFNKWDLVDEDRRELLDREIDRELAQLQWAERVNISAKTGRAVQKLVPAMETALASWDARIPTGPLNTWVKEIVAATPPPVRGGKQPRILFATQAAARPPTFVLFTTGFLEAGYRRFLERRLRETFGFAGSPIRINVRVREKRSAKRR from the coding sequence GTGACGCAGGACGGCACCTGGTCGGACGAAAGCGATTGGGAGACTTTCGATTCCGACTCGGCGGATGTCGAGGAGCCCGGCCCCGCGCCGGTCGTGGCGATTGTTGGGCGGCCCAACGTCGGCAAGTCGACACTGGTCAACCGGATCCTGGGGCGCCGCGAGGCGGTGGTGCAAGACATTCCCGGTGTGACGCGCGACCGAGTCTCCTACGACGCGCTGTGGACCGGGCGCCGGTTCGTCGTGCAGGACACCGGCGGATGGGAGCCCGACGCCAAGGGTCTGCAGCAGCTGGTGGCCGAGCAGGCGTCGGTGGCGATGCGTACCGCCGACGCGGTGATTCTGGTGGTCGACGCCACGGTCGGGGCCACCAGCGCCGACGAGGCCGCCGCCCGCATCCTGTTGCGCTCCGGCAAGCCAGTCTTCTTGGCCGCCAACAAGGTTGACAGCGAAAAGGTCGAAGCCGACGCGGCTGCCCTGTGGTCGCTGGGCCTCGGCGAGCCGCACGCGGTCAGTGCGATACACGGTCGCGGCGTGGCCGATCTGCTCGACGAGGTGCTGGCCGTGCTGCCCCAGGTGTCCGAAGCGGCACCGGCGCCCGGCGGCCCACGGCGGGTGGCGCTGGTCGGCAAGCCCAACGTCGGCAAGAGCTCCCTGCTCAACAAGCTGGCCGGCGACGAGCGATCGGTCGTGCACGACGTCGCCGGAACCACCGTCGATCCGGTGGACTCGCTGATCGAATTGGGCGGCAAGGTCTGGCGTTTCGTCGACACCGCGGGTCTGCGCCGCAAGGTTGGGCAGGCCAGCGGTCACGAGTTCTACGCGTCGGTGCGCACGCACTCGGCCATCGATTCCGCCGAGGTGGTGCTGGTGCTGATCGACGCGTCGCAGACGCTGACCGAGCAGGATCAGCGGGTGCTCTCGATGGTGATCGAGGCGGGCCGGGCGTTGGTGCTGGCCTTCAACAAGTGGGATCTGGTCGACGAGGATCGGCGCGAGTTGCTGGACCGCGAGATCGACCGCGAGTTGGCACAGCTGCAGTGGGCGGAACGGGTCAACATCTCAGCCAAGACGGGGCGGGCTGTGCAGAAGCTGGTGCCCGCGATGGAAACCGCGCTCGCGTCGTGGGACGCCCGGATTCCGACCGGTCCGCTGAACACCTGGGTGAAGGAGATCGTGGCCGCCACACCGCCGCCGGTACGCGGCGGCAAGCAACCCCGCATTCTGTTCGCCACCCAGGCCGCCGCCCGTCCGCCGACGTTCGTGCTGTTCACCACCGGTTTCCTCGAGGCCGGCTACCGGCGCTTCCTGGAGCGGCGGCTGCGCGAGACGTTTGGATTCGCCGGCAGCCCAATTCGGATCAACGTCCGAGTTCGCGAAAAGCGATCCGCGAAGCGCCGCTGA